One genomic region from Phragmites australis chromosome 1, lpPhrAust1.1, whole genome shotgun sequence encodes:
- the LOC133929827 gene encoding E3 ubiquitin-protein ligase XB3-like, whose protein sequence is MGHGLSCSRDGDEHDFFRAAQVGDLDALLAADPALAHRTTIYDRLSVLHVAAANGQLQVLSMFLDRGAHPDVLNRNKLTPLMLAAMHGKIDCVLRLLEAGANILMFDSVHARTCLHQAAYYGHADCLQAVLSAAQATPVAGSWGFARFVNVRDEHGATPLHLAARQGRPECVHLLLEKGAIVSAATVSYGFPGSTALHLAARGGSLDCIRELLAWGGDRLQRDSAGRIAYAVALKRRHGACAALLNPAAAEPMVWPSPLKFISELDPEAKALLEAALVEANREREKRILKGTKYNRPPSPPAHEEEEEEEEELCSICFEQACSIEVQECGHQMCAPCTLALCCHSKPNPTTLALQPPACPFCRSSITRLLVAVAKTSTSEHDSSKDDARRRSRRSEGSSSFEGLMGMRPLSNKMARGRASGRLPAHSFKDLILMDKQAST, encoded by the exons ATGGGACACGGCCTCAGCTGCagccgcgacggcgacgagcaCGACTTCTTCCGCGCAGCGCAGGTCGGCGACCTCGACGCCCTCCTCGCTGCCGACCCCGCGCTCGCCCACCGCACCACCATCTACGACCGCCTCTCCGTGCTCCACGTCGCTGCGGCCAATGGCCAGCTCCAG GTGCTCTCCATGTTCTTGGATCGCGGGGCGCACCCGGACGTGCTCAATCGGAACAAGCTG ACTCCGTTGATGCTGGCGGCCATGCATGGCAAGATCGACTGCGTGCTCAGGCTCCTTGAGGCCGGCGCAAAT ATCTTGATGTTTGATTCGGTGCACGCGAGAACGTGCCTCCACCAGGCGGCCTACTACGGCCACGCCGACTGCCTCCAAGCCGTCCTCTCCGCCGCGCAGGCGACGCCGGTGGCCGGCTCATGGGGATTCGCGCGGTTCGTGAACGTGAGGGACGAACACGGGGCGACGCCgctgcacctggcggcgaggcAGGGGCGGCCGGAGTGCGTCCACCTGCTGCTGGAGAAGGGCGCGATCGTCTCCGCTGCAACCGTCTCCTACGG CTTCCCCGGGAGCACAGCGCTGCATTTGGCTGCCCGCGGCGGTAGCTTGGACTGCATCCGGGAGCTCCTCGCCTGGGGAGGTGATCGCCTCCAAAGGGACTCCGCGGGGAGGATCGCCTACGCGGTCGCGCTGAAGCGGCGCCACGGAGCGTGCGCGGCTCTGCTGaacccggcggcggcggagccgatGGTGTGGCCGTCCCCGCTCAAGTTCATCAGCGAGCTCGACCCTGAGGCGAAGGCTCTCCTGGAGGCGGCTCTGGTGGAGGCCaacagggagagggagaagcggATCCTCAAGGGCACCAAGTACAACCGCCCACCTTCCCCTCCTGcgcacgaggaggaggaggaggaggaggaggagctgtgCAGCATCTGCTTCGAGCAGGCGTGCAGCATCGAGGTGCAGGAGTGCGGGCACCAGATGTGCGCGCCGTGCACGCTGGCGCTGTGCTGCCACAGCAAGCCCAACCCGACGACCCTCGCCCTGCAGCCGCCGGCCTGCCCGTTCTGCCGCAGCAGCATCACCCGGCTGCTGGTGGCGGTGGCCAAGACTAGTACTAGTGAGCATGACAGCAGCAAGGATGATGCCCGCAGGCGGTCTCGGCGGAGCGAGGGAAGCAGCAGCTTCGAGGGGCTCATGGGGATGCGGCCCTTGTCCAACAAGATGGCCCGTGGCCGTGCCTCGGGAAGGTTGCCCGCCCACAGCTTCAAGGACCTCATCCTGATGGACAAGCAAGCCTCAACATGA
- the LOC133929842 gene encoding soluble inorganic pyrophosphatase 4-like, with amino-acid sequence MAHHLQVANKPQKGPALNERILSSMCRRSIAAHPWHDLEIGPGAPTIFNCVIEIPRGSKVKYELDKKTGLIKVDRVLYSSVVYPHNYGFIPRTLCDDGDPLDVLVIMQEPVIPGCLLRAKAIGLMPMIDQGEADDKIIAVCADDPEYRHYNDIKELPPHRLAEIRRFFEDYKKNENKEVAVNDFLPASAASEAIRHSMDLYATYIIEGLRR; translated from the exons ATGGCTCACCATCTCCAAGTCGCAAACAAGCCCCAAAAGGGGCCTGCTCTCAATGAGAGGATACTCTCATCCATGTGCAGGAGGTCTATTGCCGCACACCCCTGGCATGATCTTGAGATAGGCCCTGGTGCACCAACCATATTCAACTGT GTCATAGAAATACCTAGGGGCAGCAAGGTCAAGTATGAACTTGACAAGAAAACTGGCTTGATAAAA GTGGACCGTGTGCTTTACTCATCAGTTGTCTATCCTCACAACTATGGATTCATTCCTCGCACACTATGTGATGATGGTGACCCTTTGGATGTGCTGGTTATAATGCAG GAGCCAGTGATCCCAGGCTGCTTGCTTCGGGCAAAGGCCATTGGTCTCATGCCTATGATTGATCAG GGAGAGGCAGATGACAAGATAATTGCAGTTTGTGCTGATGATCCCGAGTACAGGCATTACAATGATATCAAGGAGCTCCCTCCCCATCGCTTAGCTGAAATCAGGCGTTTCTTTGAGGACT ACAAAAAGAATGAGAACAAAGAGGTGGCTGTGAATGACTTCCTGCCTGCTAGTGCTGCTTCCGAGGCCATACGCCATTCCAT GGATCTTTATGCTACTTACATTATCGAGGGCCTGAGAAGATAG
- the LOC133929853 gene encoding uncharacterized protein LOC133929853, translated as MAVEKLVKEKRFWLASALVAWAAALQGHMMWMQRQDAFKHKFGGLDDDDDDLAATTNLTADASSSPP; from the exons ATGGCGGTGGAGAAGCTGGTGAAGGAGAAGCGCTTCTGGTTGGCCTCCGCCCTCGTCGCATGGGCAGCCGCGCTCCAG GGGCACATGATGTGGATGCAGCGCCAGGACGCCTTCAAGCACAAGTTCGGCGGccttgacgacgacgacgacgaccttGCAGCCACCACCAacctcaccgccgacgcctcttcttctcctccttag
- the LOC133886590 gene encoding protein SOSEKI 5-like, producing MVWTEPKRSNKSRRKVAVVYYLCHRNGHLEQPHLLEMEVALSAHGAGGLYLRLRDFTARLNMVRGNAIANIYSWSSKRSYKNGFVWHDLTEDDLIHPAHGNEYVLKGSQLLHLPHQPPATCSSSSQEKETTTSSSSNWSSFDLVADGATQTEISPPPPSSSSPDTLVTLSNNDVAPQPQCEVADREVAVIAGGRMRTSSVLMQLISCGSITVKDGLHLSCHSSNKGKEVDKMSGGGMGMGMGMERDYFSGSLIETKKSSGDAALKRSSSYNAHRGTTRREVNISAVSDAVLGVGVEASR from the exons ATGGTGTGGACGGAGCCCAAGCGGAGCAACAAGAGCAGGCGGAAGGTGGCGGTGGTGTACTACCTCTGCCACCGCAACGGCCACCTGGAGCAGCCCCACTTGTTGGAGATGGAGGTCGCCCTGTCTGCCCACGGTGCTGGTGGCCTCTACCTCCGACTCCGAGATTTCACGGCCCGTCTCAACATGGTCCGCGGCAACGCCATTGCCAACATCTACTCCTGGTCCTCCAAGAG GAGCTACAAGAACGGGTTCGTGTGGCACGACCTGACGGAGGACGACCTCATCCACCCCGCGCACGGCAACGAGTACGTCCTCAAGGGCTCCCAGCTCCTCCACCTCCCCCATCAGCCGCCCgcgacctgctcctcctccagccAGGAGAAGGagaccaccaccagcagcagcagcaactggAGTTCCTTCGACCTGGTAGCCGACGGGGCCACGCAGACAGAgatctcgccgccgccgccatcctccaGCAGCCCCGACACCCTGGTGACGCTCAGCAACAACGACGTCGCGCCCCAACCCCAATGCGAG GTGGCGGACAGGGAGGTGGCCGTGATCGCCGGCGGGAGGATGCGCACGTCGTCGGTGCTGATGCAGCTCATCTCCTGCGGATCCATCACCGTCAAGGACGGCCTCCACCTCAGCTGTCACAGTAGTAACAAGGGGAAGGAGGTGGACAAGATGTCAGGCGGCGGCATGGGCATGGGCATGGGCATGGAGCGGGACTATTTCAGTGGGAGCCTCATCGAGACCAAGAAGAGCAGCGGCGATGCCGCTCTCAAGAGGTCATCCTCGTACAACGCCCACAGGGGGACGACGAGGAGGGAGGTGAACATCTCTGCAGTGTCTGATGCCGTgcttggagttggagttgaagCGAGTCGTTGA
- the LOC133929872 gene encoding transcription factor MYB59-like, which produces MVVARGARQPEEASRAAAAEAAAALKKGKQQEVAGGGVRKGPWTEQEDVQLVWFVRLLGERRWDFLAKVSGLNRTGKSCRLRWVNYLHPGLKRGRMTPEEERLVLHLHAKWGNRWSQIAKSMPGRTDNEIKNYWRTHMRKQAQQAKARAGSTSSSTTTTTACSMSPSPTSSSSSSNNQVLQAVTRASSQEEEEEDAGTAVSQNLYTSCMDYLWNDEDIAAASCCFVGGCSAAAPLPASPVWDYFSDSLWGMEDCEDEYKKMLDAS; this is translated from the exons ATGGTGGTGGCGAGAGGAGCACGGCAGCCGGAGGAGGCTAgccgcgcggcggcggcagaaGCAGCGGCAGCTCTGAAGAAAGGGAAGCAGCAGGAGGTTGCAGGTGGTGGCGTTCGGAAGGGCCCGTGGACGGAGCAGGAGGACGTGCAACTGGTATGGTTCGTGCGGCTGTTGGGCGAACGCCGCTGGGATTTCTTAGCAAAGGTGTCAG GCCTCAACCGGACGGGGAAGAGCTGCCGGCTGCGGTGGGTGAACTACCTGCACCCAGGACTAAAGCGAGGCCGCATGACCCCTGAAGAGGAGCGGCtcgtcctccacctccacgCCAAGTGGGGCAACAG GTGGTCGCAGATCGCCAAGAGTATGCCGGGCCGCACcgacaacgagatcaagaacTACTGGCGGACGCACATGCGCAAGCAGGCGCAACAGGCCAAGGCGCGcgccggctccacctcctcctccaccaccaccaccacggccTGCTCCATGTCGCCGTCGCCCACGTCGAGCTCATCGTCATCCAACAACCAGGTGCTCCAGGCGGTGACGCGAGCTAGTagccaagaagaggaggaggaagatgcaGGAACAGCGGTGAGCCAGAACCTGTACACCAGCTGCATGGACTACCTCTGGAACGACGAGGACATCGCCGCCGCCAGCTGCTGCTTCGTGGGCGGCTGCAGCGCGGCGGCGCCCCTTCCGGCTTCGCCGGTGTGGGACTACTTCTCGGATTCTCTCTGGGGAATGGAAGACTGCGAAGACGAGTACAAAAAGATGCTCGATGCCTCCTGA